The Dehalococcoidales bacterium genome has a segment encoding these proteins:
- a CDS encoding NAD(P)H-dependent oxidoreductase — translation MTEKQKPSAVLCVGGSPRAGGNSDILIQHFLTGIRLGGSVAETVQLRDYNFQSCTGCEQCRKDKTCTGLSDDMGLIYPKFESAKSLVLVSPVHNYNITAIMKAFIDRLYCYYDFAAKRPGEWSTRLQGQGRKAVIAVVAEQKTFKDSGVDPALQALRLPFEALGYEIVAELPVTGVFHKGRIRNYPEILEKARQIGIELTSSV, via the coding sequence GTGACTGAAAAGCAAAAACCATCGGCAGTTTTATGTGTCGGAGGCAGCCCCAGGGCAGGCGGGAACTCCGATATCCTGATTCAGCACTTTCTTACCGGTATTCGCTTAGGCGGGTCGGTTGCGGAAACGGTGCAGTTAAGGGATTATAACTTTCAATCGTGTACCGGTTGTGAACAATGCCGCAAGGATAAAACTTGCACCGGTCTTTCGGATGATATGGGGCTTATTTATCCCAAGTTTGAATCCGCAAAAAGTTTGGTTTTAGTTTCTCCGGTGCACAACTATAATATAACCGCCATAATGAAAGCGTTTATTGACCGCTTGTATTGTTATTACGACTTTGCGGCTAAAAGGCCGGGCGAATGGTCCACTCGACTGCAAGGCCAAGGCAGGAAGGCCGTAATTGCCGTTGTGGCGGAGCAAAAAACATTTAAAGACAGCGGGGTAGATCCGGCTTTGCAAGCGCTGAGGCTTCCCTTTGAAGCCTTGGGATATGAAATTGTCGCAGAACTGCCGGTTACAGGGGTCTTTCATAAGGGCAGAATCCGTAATTACCCCGAAATCCTCGAAAAGGCCCGCCAAATCGGTATAGAACTTACCTCTTCGGTTTGA
- a CDS encoding glycine betaine/L-proline ABC transporter ATP-binding protein, translating to MTAKIKAKNLVKIYGDKTDKALELHNQGLSRSEIIQKTGLTVGVAGANFEIAEGEIFVLIGLSGSGKSTLLRCINGLLMPTSGSLLVDGRAVDKMKPEELRRLRGERISMVFQHFALLPNRTITDNVAFGLELRGVSPEERHKRAREALAVVGLEDWKDKFPDELSGGMKQRVGLARALVMDADILLMDEPFSALDALIRAEMQEELITLQKEIKKTVVFVTHDLDEALRLGDRIAIMREGVIEQIGTADEILSEPANEYVEKFLQGIDVSKILDANSISGWPREIIRKSESVSVALHKMKKADKEYLFVLGPRNKLMGIILRDDILRLSKAKKINFEEVIKEASTVLSDTIMRDVYHDLRNAEQDLAVVDENGRFLGVITHNILLMTLDERKGGNGIAES from the coding sequence ATGACTGCAAAAATAAAAGCCAAAAATTTGGTCAAAATTTACGGGGATAAAACCGATAAGGCATTGGAATTACATAACCAAGGCCTCTCGCGGAGCGAAATTATTCAAAAAACCGGTTTGACCGTTGGGGTCGCCGGAGCAAATTTTGAAATTGCCGAAGGTGAAATCTTTGTTCTTATAGGCCTTTCCGGCAGCGGAAAATCCACACTGTTGCGTTGTATCAACGGCCTGCTTATGCCAACATCCGGTTCTCTTTTGGTAGACGGCAGGGCGGTGGATAAAATGAAGCCCGAAGAGTTACGCAGGCTTCGCGGTGAAAGAATAAGCATGGTTTTTCAACATTTTGCTCTTTTGCCGAATCGTACCATTACCGATAATGTCGCTTTTGGGCTTGAATTAAGAGGCGTTTCCCCGGAAGAAAGACATAAAAGGGCTCGGGAGGCATTGGCTGTGGTTGGATTGGAAGATTGGAAAGATAAATTCCCCGACGAGCTTAGCGGCGGTATGAAACAGAGGGTGGGGCTGGCACGGGCGCTGGTGATGGATGCCGATATCTTGCTAATGGATGAACCGTTTAGCGCATTGGATGCCCTTATCCGCGCCGAAATGCAAGAGGAATTAATTACTCTGCAAAAAGAAATCAAAAAAACCGTCGTTTTTGTTACCCACGATTTGGATGAAGCGTTAAGACTGGGTGACAGAATTGCGATTATGCGGGAAGGTGTAATTGAACAAATCGGGACAGCAGACGAAATACTTTCGGAGCCGGCCAACGAATACGTTGAAAAATTCTTACAAGGAATTGACGTTTCAAAAATACTTGATGCCAACAGTATTTCCGGCTGGCCTCGAGAAATAATTCGCAAAAGCGAAAGCGTTTCGGTGGCTTTGCATAAAATGAAGAAGGCCGACAAAGAATACCTTTTTGTATTGGGTCCCCGAAATAAACTGATGGGAATAATCTTACGTGACGATATTTTAAGGCTCTCCAAAGCAAAAAAGATTAACTTTGAGGAAGTGATTAAAGAAGCCAGCACGGTATTATCCGATACAATTATGAGAGATGTATATCACGATTTGCGTAATGCCGAACAAGATTTAGCGGTTGTTGATGAAAACGGTCGGTTTTTGGGCGTTATTACCCACAATATACTGCTGATGACCTTGGATGAGCGGAAGGGAGGTAACGGAATTGCCGAGTCTTGA